One genomic region from Bacteroidota bacterium encodes:
- a CDS encoding peptidase C1, with the protein MKKIFSLLLVLMCANAYAQKDRHDKGSMKPYSNPFFAQIKQKLNDYNSKPEEQDKRFMMDYTNVDIPKSMSEFKTVFANPSVSQGASNTCWCFSTLSFYEAEINRISKQDIRLSESYVVYWEYVEKTKEFIRTRGTSAFGEGSESNAVTRMMKQYGIVPNDAFTGMKPNQPFYDHQKLYDELNTYLQNLKTSGAWNEDEAVATVKSIMNFQMGEPPAAVTINGKTMSPQAYLSDVCKLNPDDYCEFMSLMQSPYWTKAEYNVPDNWWHSTDYYNVPLDTWMEIIKTGVKNGYSMALGGDVSESGMNPSLGVAMVPSYDCPHEYIDENARQLRFSNGSTTDDHGIHLIGYCEKTNGTWFLIKDSGSSARNNPQNPGYYYYHEDYVKLKMMTFTIHKDAVKDVLAKFTK; encoded by the coding sequence ATGAAAAAGATTTTTTCTCTCCTGCTCGTGCTTATGTGCGCGAACGCATACGCGCAAAAAGACCGGCATGATAAAGGTTCGATGAAACCTTATTCGAATCCTTTTTTCGCGCAGATCAAACAGAAACTGAATGACTACAATTCCAAACCGGAAGAGCAGGACAAACGTTTCATGATGGATTATACCAATGTGGATATTCCGAAATCGATGAGCGAATTCAAAACTGTATTTGCAAATCCATCCGTTTCCCAGGGCGCATCCAACACGTGCTGGTGTTTTTCTACGCTTTCATTTTATGAAGCAGAGATCAATCGCATTTCAAAACAAGACATCCGTCTTTCGGAATCTTATGTTGTGTATTGGGAATACGTGGAGAAGACAAAAGAATTTATCCGCACGCGCGGAACTTCTGCTTTCGGCGAAGGATCAGAATCAAATGCAGTAACGCGCATGATGAAACAGTATGGAATTGTTCCGAATGACGCCTTCACCGGCATGAAACCCAACCAGCCGTTTTACGATCACCAGAAATTGTATGATGAACTGAATACTTATTTACAAAATCTGAAAACAAGTGGAGCGTGGAATGAAGATGAAGCAGTGGCTACGGTGAAATCTATAATGAATTTTCAAATGGGTGAACCCCCGGCTGCTGTAACTATAAATGGAAAAACAATGTCGCCGCAGGCATACCTGAGCGATGTATGCAAATTAAATCCGGATGATTATTGCGAATTCATGTCGCTCATGCAATCGCCTTATTGGACAAAGGCAGAATATAATGTTCCGGACAACTGGTGGCATTCTACCGATTATTATAATGTTCCGCTCGACACGTGGATGGAAATAATTAAAACAGGTGTGAAGAACGGTTACAGCATGGCGCTCGGCGGTGATGTTTCCGAATCAGGAATGAATCCTTCGCTGGGTGTGGCGATGGTTCCTTCTTATGATTGTCCGCACGAATACATTGACGAAAATGCGCGGCAACTCCGTTTCTCCAATGGAAGTACAACAGATGATCATGGAATTCATCTTATTGGTTATTGTGAAAAAACAAATGGAACCTGGTTCCTGATCAAAGACAGCGGAAGCAGTGCAAGAAATAATCCGCAGAATCCGGGTTACTATTATTATCACGAAGATTATGTGAAATTAAAAATGATGACTTTCACTATTCATAAAGATGCGGTGAAAGATGTGTTGGCGAAGTTCACGAAGTAA
- a CDS encoding sigma-70 family RNA polymerase sigma factor: MNEHHKTAEDLKSELEVIEAARKDPARFGALYEKYYKQVFVFIYRRTGDEETTADIVSNTFLKAMISLQKYVFKGVPFSAWLFRIAINEMNMFFRKTDRERLVSLDVNDLGKVIAESGESDNDDNQKLLLRALAKLPGEEMQLIELRFFEKRAFAEVGEILGITENNAKVRTYRIIDKLKSVFIKAGSR; this comes from the coding sequence TTGAACGAACATCACAAGACCGCAGAAGATCTGAAATCGGAACTGGAGGTGATAGAAGCCGCAAGGAAAGATCCTGCGCGATTCGGTGCGCTTTATGAAAAATATTACAAGCAGGTATTCGTGTTCATTTACAGGAGGACAGGCGATGAAGAAACAACAGCAGATATTGTATCCAACACTTTTCTCAAAGCAATGATCTCGTTACAGAAATATGTTTTCAAGGGCGTCCCATTTTCAGCATGGCTTTTCCGGATCGCGATCAACGAGATGAATATGTTTTTCCGGAAAACAGATCGTGAACGGTTAGTGAGTCTTGATGTGAATGATCTCGGAAAAGTGATCGCAGAGAGCGGAGAAAGTGATAATGATGACAATCAGAAATTGCTCCTGCGTGCGCTGGCGAAATTGCCCGGAGAAGAAATGCAACTGATCGAATTGAGGTTTTTCGAAAAGCGTGCATTCGCAGAAGTGGGAGAAATACTCGGAATAACAGAGAACAATGCGAAGGTGAGAACGTATCGCATCATTGATAAATTAAAATCAGTATTCATTAAAGCAGGTTCGCGCTGA